In a genomic window of Methanogenium sp. S4BF:
- a CDS encoding NAC family transcription factor, producing MVDDEGEYCTVCGGMVSKAGDVQQIMVDGKAVGINGLDQILKQVAGLNLSGPVQVKEALLAAVKAANYVPTKKAGAYEDALYSEYLRYIESRG from the coding sequence ATGGTGGATGACGAAGGGGAGTACTGTACGGTCTGCGGCGGCATGGTTTCGAAGGCAGGCGATGTCCAACAGATCATGGTGGATGGCAAAGCGGTCGGCATCAACGGCCTTGACCAGATCCTGAAGCAGGTCGCAGGGCTGAACCTCTCCGGCCCTGTACAGGTAAAAGAGGCGCTTCTTGCGGCGGTGAAGGCGGCAAACTATGTCCCGACAAAGAAGGCCGGGGCATATGAGGACGCCCTGTACAGCGAATATCTGCGCTATATTGAATCACGGGGGTGA
- a CDS encoding cupin domain-containing protein, whose translation MSENNRDELKGKVLHLADLVDYQEGAVASRMIVNKPVGTITLFSFDEDEGLSEHTAPFDAVVTILDGECEVWLSGETYVMKTGDTIIFPANAPHALSAVTRFKMMLVMIRA comes from the coding sequence ATGTCAGAAAATAACCGGGATGAACTGAAGGGGAAGGTCCTGCATCTCGCAGACCTCGTGGACTACCAGGAGGGTGCGGTCGCAAGCCGGATGATCGTGAACAAACCGGTGGGTACCATCACCCTCTTCTCGTTTGACGAGGATGAGGGGCTCAGTGAGCATACTGCTCCCTTTGATGCGGTGGTCACGATCCTGGACGGCGAGTGTGAGGTCTGGCTCTCCGGTGAGACGTATGTGATGAAAACGGGTGACACCATCATCTTCCCGGCGAATGCACCGCATGCCCTTTCAGCGGTGACGCGGTTTAAGATGATGCTCGTGATGATCCGGGCATAG
- a CDS encoding metal-dependent hydrolase encodes MRGDDHVVLSMATALLCISPFLSSDLTAACLWCCVCFLVGVFGGSHLPDADLVAAQGVHLKSCGSFICSCVCIGIVSVVRCVYWVTGCRFDGRHRCSLHTLYGVSVAVAAISAVTGILCMQMVLWTDVLLFVYAGLLFGSILHLAEDCCTISGLQPLLPFSSLHLKGGIHTGDSRDRRPVWFAKFLVSMAAVVIAGGYVYHIPADRLLLPVPGAAALFWFVFYYLSQHLHTWRR; translated from the coding sequence GTGAGGGGAGACGACCATGTTGTCCTCTCAATGGCGACTGCACTCCTCTGTATTTCACCGTTTTTATCGTCAGATCTCACTGCCGCATGCCTCTGGTGCTGTGTCTGTTTTCTTGTCGGGGTATTTGGGGGGAGCCATCTGCCGGATGCGGACCTCGTTGCCGCACAGGGTGTGCATCTGAAGAGCTGTGGCAGCTTCATCTGTTCCTGTGTGTGCATCGGGATTGTATCCGTCGTGCGATGTGTTTATTGGGTGACAGGATGCCGGTTTGACGGGCGCCACCGGTGTTCCCTCCATACCCTGTATGGGGTGTCTGTCGCAGTGGCTGCCATCTCTGCAGTAACAGGCATCCTCTGCATGCAGATGGTCCTGTGGACGGACGTGCTCCTCTTCGTCTACGCAGGGCTTCTCTTTGGGAGTATCCTCCATCTGGCAGAGGACTGCTGCACGATAAGTGGCCTGCAGCCCCTCCTGCCGTTCTCCTCTCTGCACCTGAAGGGCGGCATCCATACGGGGGATTCCCGTGACCGGCGGCCGGTCTGGTTTGCAAAGTTCCTGGTGTCCATGGCGGCAGTGGTCATTGCAGGGGGGTATGTGTATCACATTCCGGCAGACCGTCTCCTCCTCCCGGTGCCGGGTGCGGCGGCCCTTTTCTGGTTTGTCTTCTATTATCTCTCCCAGCATCTGCATACCTGGCGCAGGTGA
- a CDS encoding cupin domain-containing protein, with product MKITDIASLPVGENPHQVDARVAYDTEHAMAVVITLQPGEELKKHITPVDVFFYVLEGTGVVEIGDEEEVVGKDQLVESPAGIPHRWFNRSEAPFRVLVVKVPKPTKGTRIL from the coding sequence ATGAAGATCACAGATATCGCCAGCCTGCCGGTGGGCGAAAACCCTCATCAGGTGGATGCCCGTGTGGCCTATGACACCGAACATGCGATGGCAGTCGTCATCACGCTCCAGCCGGGTGAAGAGCTCAAAAAACACATCACGCCGGTTGACGTCTTCTTCTATGTCCTCGAAGGCACCGGGGTCGTTGAGATCGGAGACGAGGAGGAAGTGGTGGGAAAAGATCAGCTCGTTGAGAGTCCGGCCGGGATCCCGCACCGCTGGTTTAACCGGAGTGAAGCCCCCTTCCGGGTGCTCGTCGTGAAGGTGCCGAAACCCACAAAAGGCACCCGCATCCTCTGA
- a CDS encoding flavodoxin family protein produces MIREIILERRTVQTAQGDFLITCVSADLTHLYPGMERYGVRVTDGTGRTVTEFFTNTYEYTPAMELDAKSVAFRQADEWEGEFTEHPTDMVEYFSRLHPRCLPAAETADVVIIQGSPRPDGNCGQTAGLIAAETDRAGGTVQVLYPDDMDIHPCIGCYQCYNTGYCTFADDMDEVFVLVQRCRVLAVCAPVYSCSVPGALKALIDRFQAYHARRNLTDVVQGSHQAGLFFGVCGREGEVNFIPLRAIATAFFATAGIPLTGTAWADGMDRKRDVRQVSGFPGEVRSLVRQALEGAGDWGDQ; encoded by the coding sequence ATGATTCGGGAGATCATACTGGAGCGGCGGACGGTGCAGACAGCACAGGGAGACTTTTTGATTACATGCGTCAGTGCAGATCTCACCCACCTGTATCCCGGCATGGAGCGGTATGGGGTGCGGGTTACTGACGGAACAGGCCGGACCGTGACGGAGTTTTTCACCAATACCTATGAGTACACGCCTGCAATGGAGCTGGATGCGAAATCCGTTGCATTCAGGCAGGCAGATGAGTGGGAGGGGGAGTTCACAGAACATCCAACGGATATGGTGGAGTATTTCAGCCGCCTGCATCCCCGGTGCCTGCCGGCGGCAGAGACGGCAGATGTGGTGATCATCCAGGGCAGTCCCCGCCCGGACGGGAACTGCGGGCAGACTGCAGGCCTGATTGCAGCAGAGACGGACCGGGCAGGGGGGACGGTGCAGGTTCTCTACCCGGATGATATGGATATCCACCCCTGCATCGGATGTTACCAGTGCTATAACACCGGTTATTGCACATTTGCCGACGATATGGACGAGGTCTTTGTGCTGGTGCAGCGCTGCCGGGTGCTTGCGGTATGCGCCCCGGTCTACTCCTGCAGTGTCCCCGGTGCCCTGAAGGCCCTCATTGACCGTTTCCAGGCATACCATGCGCGCCGCAATCTTACCGATGTGGTTCAGGGGAGCCATCAGGCCGGGCTCTTCTTCGGCGTCTGCGGCCGGGAGGGCGAGGTGAACTTCATTCCTCTGCGTGCGATTGCAACAGCATTCTTTGCCACCGCCGGGATCCCGCTCACCGGAACGGCATGGGCGGACGGAATGGACCGGAAAAGGGACGTAAGGCAGGTGTCCGGCTTCCCCGGTGAGGTGCGGTCACTCGTCCGGCAGGCACTGGAGGGCGCCGGGGACTGGGGAGATCAGTAG